One Vitis riparia cultivar Riparia Gloire de Montpellier isolate 1030 chromosome 4, EGFV_Vit.rip_1.0, whole genome shotgun sequence genomic window carries:
- the LOC117913413 gene encoding folate transporter 1, chloroplastic isoform X1: MSALDRRKWEWENATAGAIAGFATVAAMHPLDVVRTRFAVNDGRLTNLPTYKNTAHAIFTITRLEGLRGLYAGFYPAVLGSTVSWGLYFFFYGRAKQRYSKNGTQKLSPGLHLASAAEAGALVSLCTNPIWVIKTRLQLETPLHQTRPYSGLYDALRTILKEEGWSALYRGIAPSLFLQVSHGAVQFMVYEELRKFVVEFKCKESNKNLGSDAKLLDSVDYAVLGASSKLAAILMTYPFQVIRARLQQRPNRDGIPRYMDSWHVVKETARFEGFRGFYKGITPSILKNLPAASITFVVYENVLNLLRLKRRND; this comes from the exons ATGTCGGCGTTGGATAGAAGGAAGTGGGAATGGGAGAATGCCACCGCCGGCGCCATCGCCGGATTCGCGACGGTCGCTGCTATGCACCCTCTGGATGTCGTCCGTACTAGATTTGCAG TAAACGATGGCCGATTGACTAATCTTCCAACCTACAAGAACACTGCACACGCTATCTTCACGATCACTCGGCTGGAG GGATTGAGAGGGCTTTATGCTGGCTTCTATCCTGCAGTTCTAGGTTCAACTGTGTCATGGGGTCTATATTTTTTCTT CTATGGGAGAGCCAAACAAAGGTATTCTAAAAATGGGACACAGAAGCTAAGCCCTGGTCTTCATCTTGCTTCAGCTGCAGAAGCAGGAGCTTTG GTTTCTTTGTGCACTAATCCTATTTGGGTTATAAAAACAAGGCTGCAGCTTGAGACTCCTCTTCATCAAACCCGACCATACTCTGGGCTTTATG ATGCTTTAAGAACCATACTTAAAGAGGAAGGATGGAGTGCACTTTATAGAGGGATTGCTCCTAGTCTTTTTCTC CAGGTTTCTCATGGTGCTGTTCAGTTCATGGTGTATGAGGAACTTCGTAAATTTGTTGTTGAATTTAAGTGTAAAGAAAGTAACAAGAATCTTGGAAGTGATGCTAAATTGTTG GATTCAGTTGATTATGCTGTACTAGGAGCATCCTCTAAACTTGCTGCCATTCTCATGACATACCCATTTCAG gTTATTCGAGCTCGATTGCAG CAAAGACCTAATCGTGATGGAATTCCAAGATATATGGATAGTTGGCATGTTGTGAAGGAAACTGCACG TTTTGAAGGTTTTCGAGGCTTTTACAAGGGTATAACTCCAAGCATTCTGAAAAATCTACCCGCTGCTTCAATAACATTTGTTGTGTATGAGAATGTCCTGAACCTGCTGAGACTAAAAAGAAGGAATGACTGA
- the LOC117913413 gene encoding folate transporter 1, chloroplastic isoform X2: MSALDRRKWEWENATAGAIAGFATVAAMHPLDVVRTRFAVNDGRLTNLPTYKNTAHAIFTITRLEGLRGLYAGFYPAVLGSTVSWGLYFFFYGRAKQRYSKNGTQKLSPGLHLASAAEAGALVSLCTNPIWVIKTRLQLETPLHQTRPYSGLYDALRTILKEEGWSALYRGIAPSLFLVSHGAVQFMVYEELRKFVVEFKCKESNKNLGSDAKLLDSVDYAVLGASSKLAAILMTYPFQVIRARLQQRPNRDGIPRYMDSWHVVKETARFEGFRGFYKGITPSILKNLPAASITFVVYENVLNLLRLKRRND, encoded by the exons ATGTCGGCGTTGGATAGAAGGAAGTGGGAATGGGAGAATGCCACCGCCGGCGCCATCGCCGGATTCGCGACGGTCGCTGCTATGCACCCTCTGGATGTCGTCCGTACTAGATTTGCAG TAAACGATGGCCGATTGACTAATCTTCCAACCTACAAGAACACTGCACACGCTATCTTCACGATCACTCGGCTGGAG GGATTGAGAGGGCTTTATGCTGGCTTCTATCCTGCAGTTCTAGGTTCAACTGTGTCATGGGGTCTATATTTTTTCTT CTATGGGAGAGCCAAACAAAGGTATTCTAAAAATGGGACACAGAAGCTAAGCCCTGGTCTTCATCTTGCTTCAGCTGCAGAAGCAGGAGCTTTG GTTTCTTTGTGCACTAATCCTATTTGGGTTATAAAAACAAGGCTGCAGCTTGAGACTCCTCTTCATCAAACCCGACCATACTCTGGGCTTTATG ATGCTTTAAGAACCATACTTAAAGAGGAAGGATGGAGTGCACTTTATAGAGGGATTGCTCCTAGTCTTTTTCTC GTTTCTCATGGTGCTGTTCAGTTCATGGTGTATGAGGAACTTCGTAAATTTGTTGTTGAATTTAAGTGTAAAGAAAGTAACAAGAATCTTGGAAGTGATGCTAAATTGTTG GATTCAGTTGATTATGCTGTACTAGGAGCATCCTCTAAACTTGCTGCCATTCTCATGACATACCCATTTCAG gTTATTCGAGCTCGATTGCAG CAAAGACCTAATCGTGATGGAATTCCAAGATATATGGATAGTTGGCATGTTGTGAAGGAAACTGCACG TTTTGAAGGTTTTCGAGGCTTTTACAAGGGTATAACTCCAAGCATTCTGAAAAATCTACCCGCTGCTTCAATAACATTTGTTGTGTATGAGAATGTCCTGAACCTGCTGAGACTAAAAAGAAGGAATGACTGA
- the LOC117912361 gene encoding uncharacterized protein LOC117912361 isoform X2, with amino-acid sequence MSYLLWTTGPSSHAKTVPYSCASLMQAKALREAEIHIVDMLAKTVEGSTPASEDIQNSLKRTTSKPLPHIQGTEIHSTAAHSVPIQTLRDDFLLSVFSKPPMVSPVTPSRYTTRHAKMVARQRASLRHIISQEFEGNHLSASPMEPLEAMPRDSSHAPSTYYRRHATTVLHKHANLSSVSTQGSGEKHPGGPASLLLEAAIGNPAPIGPVPFAATTNGREHIPLGEVTTASNIFENRPEESTHNQEQENVHLSQSLTLSLSEMAGLWDDGTSGDSGVGFLAVDSSSVMVGEYRVKEEFAPILRAVLLKHGDIAANCSLQTMQSRSSFLEIVCAIVHKLQTTSLPYLTRVEINCMLAIVVDLELVRIEVGWLHQRLKEILDAMHLVKHFTTLKEEQKKKHYLMEETKKELEALQEKVHLTEDKLAAMKAEAYKFSETISDAKIKVAHLYQRPLLADLL; translated from the exons ATGTCCTATTTGCTTTGGACTACG GGCCCAAGTAGCCATGCCAAGACAGTCCCATATTCCTGTGCCTCCTTGATGCAAGCGAAGGCGCTTAGAGAAGCGGAAATCCACATTGTTGATATGCTTGCCAAGACAGTAGAAGGGTCCACTCCAGCTTCTGAGGATATTCAAAACTCCTTGAAGCGTACTACTTCAAAACCCCTTCCTCACATTCAGGGAACAGAAATTCACTCTACTGCTGCTCACTCAGTACCCATCCAAACATTAAGAGATGATTTCCTTCTGTCG GTGTTTTCTAAACCACCAATGGTTTCTCCAGTGACACCCTCAAGATACACTACTCGACATGCAAAAATGGTTGCCCGCCAGCGTGCTTCCTTAAGGCACATCATTTCTCAGGAGTTTGAAGGGAACCACTTATCTGCTTCTCCCATGGAACCCCTTGAAGCT ATGCCAAGGGATTCCTCTCATGCCCCCTCAACGTACTACAGACGACATGCAACAACGGTTCTTCACAAGCATGCCAACTTAAGCTCAGTCTCTACTCAGGGGTCAGGGGAAAAACACCCAGGTGGTCCTGCCTCTTTACTTCTTGAAGCTGCAATTGGCAACCCAGCGCCCATAGGTCCTGTACCTTTTGCTGCTACCACAAATGGCAGAGAGCATATTCCATTAGGGGAGGTGACCACAGCATCAAATATCTTTGAGAACAGGCCAGAAGAGAGTACCCACAATCAGGAGCAAGAGAATGTGCATCTAAGCCAATCTCTCACCCTTAGCCTGTCAGAGATGGCTGGTTTGTGGGATGATGGCACATCTGGTGACAGTGGGGTGGGATTTCTTGCAGTTGATTCTTCTTCAGTAATGGTGGGTGAATATAGAGTGAAGGAAGAATTTGCGCCTATTCTCAGGGCTGTTCTTTTGAAGCATGGTGACATTGCTGCAAACTGCTCCTTGCAAACTATGCAATCCCGTTCATCTTTCTTAGAGATTGTCTGTGCCATTGTCCACAAATTGCAAACGACCAGCCTCCCATATCTCACACGAGTTGAGATCAATTGCATGCTTGCAATTGTTGTGGATCTTGAACTTGTAAGGATAGAAGTTGGCTGGCTTCATCAGAGGCTGAAAGAGATTCTTGATGCAATGCATCTGGTCAAGCATTTTACCACCTTGAAAgaggaacaaaagaaaaaacattacCTCATGGAGGAGACCAAGAAAGAGTTGGAAGCACTACAAGAAAAGGTTCATTTGACTGAGGATAAGCTGGCGGCAATGAAGGCCGAGGCTTACAAATTTAGTGAAACCATCTCAGATGCCAAGATCAAGGTGGCGCACTTGTACCAAAGGCCCTTACTTGCTGACCTGCTTTGA
- the LOC117912361 gene encoding uncharacterized protein LOC117912361 isoform X4 → MLDEETSEEVEEDGTDTSMKRSRLSGRRARKRKEQGGGKIKEENDSQLLTNSFSQVFSKPPMVSPVTPSRYTTRHAKMVARQRASLRHIISQEFEGNHLSASPMEPLEAMPRDSSHAPSTYYRRHATTVLHKHANLSSVSTQGSGEKHPGGPASLLLEAAIGNPAPIGPVPFAATTNGREHIPLGEVTTASNIFENRPEESTHNQEQENVHLSQSLTLSLSEMAGLWDDGTSGDSGVGFLAVDSSSVMVGEYRVKEEFAPILRAVLLKHGDIAANCSLQTMQSRSSFLEIVCAIVHKLQTTSLPYLTRVEINCMLAIVVDLELVRIEVGWLHQRLKEILDAMHLVKHFTTLKEEQKKKHYLMEETKKELEALQEKVHLTEDKLAAMKAEAYKFSETISDAKIKVAHLYQRPLLADLL, encoded by the exons ATGCTTGACGAAGAGACAAGCGAAGAGGTAGAGGAAGACGGGACCGATACCAGCATGAAACGGAGTAGGCTGAGTGGGAGAAGAGCAAGGAAGAGAAAGGAACAAGGAGGGGGAAAGATCAAGGAGGAGAACGACTCTCAGCTGCTTACAAACTCTTTTTCTCAG GTGTTTTCTAAACCACCAATGGTTTCTCCAGTGACACCCTCAAGATACACTACTCGACATGCAAAAATGGTTGCCCGCCAGCGTGCTTCCTTAAGGCACATCATTTCTCAGGAGTTTGAAGGGAACCACTTATCTGCTTCTCCCATGGAACCCCTTGAAGCT ATGCCAAGGGATTCCTCTCATGCCCCCTCAACGTACTACAGACGACATGCAACAACGGTTCTTCACAAGCATGCCAACTTAAGCTCAGTCTCTACTCAGGGGTCAGGGGAAAAACACCCAGGTGGTCCTGCCTCTTTACTTCTTGAAGCTGCAATTGGCAACCCAGCGCCCATAGGTCCTGTACCTTTTGCTGCTACCACAAATGGCAGAGAGCATATTCCATTAGGGGAGGTGACCACAGCATCAAATATCTTTGAGAACAGGCCAGAAGAGAGTACCCACAATCAGGAGCAAGAGAATGTGCATCTAAGCCAATCTCTCACCCTTAGCCTGTCAGAGATGGCTGGTTTGTGGGATGATGGCACATCTGGTGACAGTGGGGTGGGATTTCTTGCAGTTGATTCTTCTTCAGTAATGGTGGGTGAATATAGAGTGAAGGAAGAATTTGCGCCTATTCTCAGGGCTGTTCTTTTGAAGCATGGTGACATTGCTGCAAACTGCTCCTTGCAAACTATGCAATCCCGTTCATCTTTCTTAGAGATTGTCTGTGCCATTGTCCACAAATTGCAAACGACCAGCCTCCCATATCTCACACGAGTTGAGATCAATTGCATGCTTGCAATTGTTGTGGATCTTGAACTTGTAAGGATAGAAGTTGGCTGGCTTCATCAGAGGCTGAAAGAGATTCTTGATGCAATGCATCTGGTCAAGCATTTTACCACCTTGAAAgaggaacaaaagaaaaaacattacCTCATGGAGGAGACCAAGAAAGAGTTGGAAGCACTACAAGAAAAGGTTCATTTGACTGAGGATAAGCTGGCGGCAATGAAGGCCGAGGCTTACAAATTTAGTGAAACCATCTCAGATGCCAAGATCAAGGTGGCGCACTTGTACCAAAGGCCCTTACTTGCTGACCTGCTTTGA
- the LOC117912361 gene encoding uncharacterized protein LOC117912361 isoform X1, protein MLDEETSEEVEEDGTDTSMKRSRLSGRRARKRKEQGGGKIKEENDSQLLTNSFSQGPSSHAKTVPYSCASLMQAKALREAEIHIVDMLAKTVEGSTPASEDIQNSLKRTTSKPLPHIQGTEIHSTAAHSVPIQTLRDDFLLSVFSKPPMVSPVTPSRYTTRHAKMVARQRASLRHIISQEFEGNHLSASPMEPLEAMPRDSSHAPSTYYRRHATTVLHKHANLSSVSTQGSGEKHPGGPASLLLEAAIGNPAPIGPVPFAATTNGREHIPLGEVTTASNIFENRPEESTHNQEQENVHLSQSLTLSLSEMAGLWDDGTSGDSGVGFLAVDSSSVMVGEYRVKEEFAPILRAVLLKHGDIAANCSLQTMQSRSSFLEIVCAIVHKLQTTSLPYLTRVEINCMLAIVVDLELVRIEVGWLHQRLKEILDAMHLVKHFTTLKEEQKKKHYLMEETKKELEALQEKVHLTEDKLAAMKAEAYKFSETISDAKIKVAHLYQRPLLADLL, encoded by the exons ATGCTTGACGAAGAGACAAGCGAAGAGGTAGAGGAAGACGGGACCGATACCAGCATGAAACGGAGTAGGCTGAGTGGGAGAAGAGCAAGGAAGAGAAAGGAACAAGGAGGGGGAAAGATCAAGGAGGAGAACGACTCTCAGCTGCTTACAAACTCTTTTTCTCAG GGCCCAAGTAGCCATGCCAAGACAGTCCCATATTCCTGTGCCTCCTTGATGCAAGCGAAGGCGCTTAGAGAAGCGGAAATCCACATTGTTGATATGCTTGCCAAGACAGTAGAAGGGTCCACTCCAGCTTCTGAGGATATTCAAAACTCCTTGAAGCGTACTACTTCAAAACCCCTTCCTCACATTCAGGGAACAGAAATTCACTCTACTGCTGCTCACTCAGTACCCATCCAAACATTAAGAGATGATTTCCTTCTGTCG GTGTTTTCTAAACCACCAATGGTTTCTCCAGTGACACCCTCAAGATACACTACTCGACATGCAAAAATGGTTGCCCGCCAGCGTGCTTCCTTAAGGCACATCATTTCTCAGGAGTTTGAAGGGAACCACTTATCTGCTTCTCCCATGGAACCCCTTGAAGCT ATGCCAAGGGATTCCTCTCATGCCCCCTCAACGTACTACAGACGACATGCAACAACGGTTCTTCACAAGCATGCCAACTTAAGCTCAGTCTCTACTCAGGGGTCAGGGGAAAAACACCCAGGTGGTCCTGCCTCTTTACTTCTTGAAGCTGCAATTGGCAACCCAGCGCCCATAGGTCCTGTACCTTTTGCTGCTACCACAAATGGCAGAGAGCATATTCCATTAGGGGAGGTGACCACAGCATCAAATATCTTTGAGAACAGGCCAGAAGAGAGTACCCACAATCAGGAGCAAGAGAATGTGCATCTAAGCCAATCTCTCACCCTTAGCCTGTCAGAGATGGCTGGTTTGTGGGATGATGGCACATCTGGTGACAGTGGGGTGGGATTTCTTGCAGTTGATTCTTCTTCAGTAATGGTGGGTGAATATAGAGTGAAGGAAGAATTTGCGCCTATTCTCAGGGCTGTTCTTTTGAAGCATGGTGACATTGCTGCAAACTGCTCCTTGCAAACTATGCAATCCCGTTCATCTTTCTTAGAGATTGTCTGTGCCATTGTCCACAAATTGCAAACGACCAGCCTCCCATATCTCACACGAGTTGAGATCAATTGCATGCTTGCAATTGTTGTGGATCTTGAACTTGTAAGGATAGAAGTTGGCTGGCTTCATCAGAGGCTGAAAGAGATTCTTGATGCAATGCATCTGGTCAAGCATTTTACCACCTTGAAAgaggaacaaaagaaaaaacattacCTCATGGAGGAGACCAAGAAAGAGTTGGAAGCACTACAAGAAAAGGTTCATTTGACTGAGGATAAGCTGGCGGCAATGAAGGCCGAGGCTTACAAATTTAGTGAAACCATCTCAGATGCCAAGATCAAGGTGGCGCACTTGTACCAAAGGCCCTTACTTGCTGACCTGCTTTGA
- the LOC117912107 gene encoding 50S ribosomal protein L7/L12, whose translation MRYFGSIVPQLSRNLKLRITQNPTFCDSLNPNSHLWNRLNFVLKYTSSAQVPSERVSSIVDEISGLTLLEVSDLTELLRKKLDINEMPVMAVMMPGMGFGVRGAGGAAPKAAEAKAAEKTAFDLKLEAFDAAAKIKIIKEVRTFTDLGLKEAKDLVEHAPTLLKKGVPKEEAENIIEKMKAVGAKVTME comes from the coding sequence ATGAGGTATTTTGGAAGCATTGTCCCTCAGCTGTCAAGGAATCTCAAGCTCCGCATCACTCAGAACCCTACCTTTTGTGATTCGTTAAACCCTAATTCTCATTTATGGAACCGTTTGAATTTTGTACTGAAATACACTTCCTCTGCGCAAGTCCCCTCCGAGAGGGTTTCGTCCATCGTAGACGAGATCTCCGGTCTCACCTTATTAGAGGTTTCTGATCTGACGGAACTTTTGCGCaaaaaattggatataaatgaAATGCCGGTGATGGCGGTGATGATGCCGGGCATGGGGTTCGGGGTGAGAGGGGCCGGTGGAGCGGCGCCAAAGGCGGCAGAGGCGAAGGCGGCTGAGAAGACGGCGTTCGATTTGAAGCTAGAGGCGTTCGATGCGGCAGCGAAGATTAAGATTATTAAGGAAGTGAGGACGTTTACGGATTTGGGATTGAAGGAGGCAAAAGATTTGGTGGAGCATGCGCCGACACTTTTGAAGAAGGGGGTGCCAAAGGAGGAGGCGGAGAATATCATTGAGAAGATGAAGGCGGTGGGCGCCAAGGTCACCATGGAATAA
- the LOC117912361 gene encoding uncharacterized protein LOC117912361 isoform X3: MLGPSSHAKTVPYSCASLMQAKALREAEIHIVDMLAKTVEGSTPASEDIQNSLKRTTSKPLPHIQGTEIHSTAAHSVPIQTLRDDFLLSVFSKPPMVSPVTPSRYTTRHAKMVARQRASLRHIISQEFEGNHLSASPMEPLEAMPRDSSHAPSTYYRRHATTVLHKHANLSSVSTQGSGEKHPGGPASLLLEAAIGNPAPIGPVPFAATTNGREHIPLGEVTTASNIFENRPEESTHNQEQENVHLSQSLTLSLSEMAGLWDDGTSGDSGVGFLAVDSSSVMVGEYRVKEEFAPILRAVLLKHGDIAANCSLQTMQSRSSFLEIVCAIVHKLQTTSLPYLTRVEINCMLAIVVDLELVRIEVGWLHQRLKEILDAMHLVKHFTTLKEEQKKKHYLMEETKKELEALQEKVHLTEDKLAAMKAEAYKFSETISDAKIKVAHLYQRPLLADLL; encoded by the exons ATGTTG GGCCCAAGTAGCCATGCCAAGACAGTCCCATATTCCTGTGCCTCCTTGATGCAAGCGAAGGCGCTTAGAGAAGCGGAAATCCACATTGTTGATATGCTTGCCAAGACAGTAGAAGGGTCCACTCCAGCTTCTGAGGATATTCAAAACTCCTTGAAGCGTACTACTTCAAAACCCCTTCCTCACATTCAGGGAACAGAAATTCACTCTACTGCTGCTCACTCAGTACCCATCCAAACATTAAGAGATGATTTCCTTCTGTCG GTGTTTTCTAAACCACCAATGGTTTCTCCAGTGACACCCTCAAGATACACTACTCGACATGCAAAAATGGTTGCCCGCCAGCGTGCTTCCTTAAGGCACATCATTTCTCAGGAGTTTGAAGGGAACCACTTATCTGCTTCTCCCATGGAACCCCTTGAAGCT ATGCCAAGGGATTCCTCTCATGCCCCCTCAACGTACTACAGACGACATGCAACAACGGTTCTTCACAAGCATGCCAACTTAAGCTCAGTCTCTACTCAGGGGTCAGGGGAAAAACACCCAGGTGGTCCTGCCTCTTTACTTCTTGAAGCTGCAATTGGCAACCCAGCGCCCATAGGTCCTGTACCTTTTGCTGCTACCACAAATGGCAGAGAGCATATTCCATTAGGGGAGGTGACCACAGCATCAAATATCTTTGAGAACAGGCCAGAAGAGAGTACCCACAATCAGGAGCAAGAGAATGTGCATCTAAGCCAATCTCTCACCCTTAGCCTGTCAGAGATGGCTGGTTTGTGGGATGATGGCACATCTGGTGACAGTGGGGTGGGATTTCTTGCAGTTGATTCTTCTTCAGTAATGGTGGGTGAATATAGAGTGAAGGAAGAATTTGCGCCTATTCTCAGGGCTGTTCTTTTGAAGCATGGTGACATTGCTGCAAACTGCTCCTTGCAAACTATGCAATCCCGTTCATCTTTCTTAGAGATTGTCTGTGCCATTGTCCACAAATTGCAAACGACCAGCCTCCCATATCTCACACGAGTTGAGATCAATTGCATGCTTGCAATTGTTGTGGATCTTGAACTTGTAAGGATAGAAGTTGGCTGGCTTCATCAGAGGCTGAAAGAGATTCTTGATGCAATGCATCTGGTCAAGCATTTTACCACCTTGAAAgaggaacaaaagaaaaaacattacCTCATGGAGGAGACCAAGAAAGAGTTGGAAGCACTACAAGAAAAGGTTCATTTGACTGAGGATAAGCTGGCGGCAATGAAGGCCGAGGCTTACAAATTTAGTGAAACCATCTCAGATGCCAAGATCAAGGTGGCGCACTTGTACCAAAGGCCCTTACTTGCTGACCTGCTTTGA
- the LOC117913412 gene encoding epoxide hydrolase A, whose protein sequence is MSDQVRHQRIKINGIWMHIAEQGTGPLVLLLHGFPQFWYSWRHQMGCLANKGYHVLAPDMRGYGDTDSPVSPTSYTVFHLVGDIIGLIDHFGEQKVVVVGADWGAVAAWHLGLFRPDRIKGLVCLCVPFKSRHPAKPTEFFTQTFGDGLYLTQFQEPGRAERAFARYDYLAVMKKFLLINKTDLLIAPPGMEIIDYLETPSLLPTWITEEELGVYADKFQESGFTGGLNYYRAMDLSWELLAPWQGSKITIPSKLIIGDKDIGFKDGGTKEYIEGNTFKTLVPDHEVVILDGHHFIQEEKPQQVSAEILSFLAKFSCD, encoded by the exons ATGAGTGACCAGGTGAGACaccaaagaatcaaaatcaacGGTATATGGATGCACATAGCTGAGCAGGGGACAGGACCACTTGTACTGCTCCTTCATGGTTTCCCACAATTCTGGTATTCATGGCGTCATCAGATGGGTTGCTTGGCCAACAAAGGTTACCATGTTCTTGCACCTGATATGAGAGGCTACGGTGATACTGATTCTCCTGTTAGTCCTACTTCCTATACTGTTTTTCATCTTGTTGGCGACATCATCGGCCTTATCGACCATTTTGGTGAACAAAAG GTGGTTGTGGTGGGAGCTGACTGGGGAGCTGTAGCTGCATGGCATCTCGGTCTGTTCAGGCCTGATAGAATTAAGGGTTTGGTATGTCTTTGTGTTCCATTCAAGTCCAGACACCCAGCCAAACCTACTGAATTCTTCACACAAACTTTTGGAGATGGGCTCTACCTGACTCAGTTCCAG GAACCGGGAAGAGCAGAGAGGGCATTTGCAAGATATGATTATCTGGCAGTGATGAAGAAGTTCCTCCTGATCAACAAGACAGATCTACTAATAGCTCCGCCCGGCATGGAGATTATTGATTATCTGGAGACACCATCTCTGTTACCAACATGGATAACTGAAGAAGAGCTAGGGGTCTATGCGGACAAATTTCAGGAGTCTGGCTTCACCGGTGGTCTCAACTACTATCGTGCTATGGACCT GAGTTGGGAGCTTCTTGCACCGTGGCAAGGATCAAAAATCACAATTCCATCCAAGTTGATAATTGGTGACAAAGATATTGGTTTTAAAGACGGTGGTACAAAGGAATACATAGAAGGAAATACCTTCAAGACACTTGTTCCCGACCATGAAGTCGTTATTCTTGATGGCCACCATTTCATCCAAGAAGAGAAACCTCAACAGGTCTCTGCTGAAATTCTGTCCTTCCTCGCTAAATTTTCTTGTGATTAG